A stretch of Corallococcus macrosporus DNA encodes these proteins:
- a CDS encoding type II toxin-antitoxin system VapC family toxin → MSEGYVLETWLLAQGGKLRFPTTLDAWWADIECPELVHEPMSEADVREAARLDWEHRDHFDRLIVAAARRLGLPLLTRDRAITDWAQDTGGIEVAW, encoded by the coding sequence TTGAGTGAAGGCTACGTGCTGGAGACGTGGCTGCTCGCCCAGGGTGGGAAGCTGCGTTTCCCCACGACGCTGGACGCCTGGTGGGCGGACATCGAGTGTCCGGAGCTGGTCCACGAGCCCATGAGCGAAGCGGATGTCCGGGAAGCGGCCCGACTCGACTGGGAGCATCGGGACCACTTCGACCGGCTCATCGTGGCGGCGGCCCGCAGGCTCGGACTGCCGCTGCTCACCCGCGACCGCGCAATCACCGACTGGGCGCAGGACACCGGAGGCATCGAGGTCGCGTGGTAG
- a CDS encoding alpha/beta hydrolase, producing MSTRHLVDPSLLPLTAHAFLPGLSRENLTDARAFMDQMISSIAPRTTALRSEVRIPGRNGAPDVRLVIQTPPGQATARPAVLFLHGGGMVMGSASMGEGFDAELALAHDAVVVSVDYRLAPEVPFPGPIDDAYAALRWVHANAASLGIDPSRIVLMGQSAGGGLAASLAQLTRDDNGPRPAAQILIYPMLDARTGTAQEADPNPTTGEFSWTRAHTRFGWESLRGDYLPTDARAGHFSASLGQDVSHLPPAFIAVGSLDVFFDESMDYARRLSRSGVPVELHVYPGAIHGFDAIPNAWMTTCFKRELNEALARALRAPAELAA from the coding sequence ATGTCCACCCGTCATCTTGTCGACCCGTCCCTCCTTCCCCTCACCGCCCACGCGTTCCTCCCGGGGCTCTCGCGAGAGAACCTCACGGACGCCCGCGCGTTCATGGACCAGATGATTTCGTCCATCGCCCCCCGCACCACCGCGCTCCGCAGCGAGGTGCGCATCCCCGGGCGGAACGGAGCGCCCGACGTGCGGCTCGTCATCCAGACGCCGCCGGGCCAGGCCACGGCACGGCCCGCGGTGCTGTTCCTCCACGGTGGCGGCATGGTGATGGGCAGCGCCTCCATGGGTGAGGGCTTCGACGCGGAGCTCGCCCTCGCGCACGACGCCGTCGTCGTCTCGGTCGACTACCGCCTCGCGCCGGAGGTGCCGTTCCCGGGTCCCATCGACGATGCGTACGCGGCGCTGCGCTGGGTCCACGCGAACGCCGCTTCACTCGGCATCGACCCGTCGCGCATCGTCCTCATGGGGCAGAGCGCGGGTGGCGGGCTGGCCGCTTCGCTGGCGCAGCTCACCCGTGATGACAACGGGCCCCGGCCCGCGGCGCAGATCCTCATCTACCCCATGCTCGACGCCCGCACGGGGACGGCCCAGGAAGCGGACCCCAACCCGACGACGGGCGAGTTCTCATGGACGCGTGCGCACACCCGCTTCGGCTGGGAGTCCCTGCGCGGGGACTACCTCCCGACCGACGCCCGTGCCGGGCACTTCTCGGCCTCGCTCGGGCAGGACGTCTCGCACCTGCCGCCCGCCTTCATCGCCGTGGGTTCGCTCGACGTCTTCTTCGACGAGTCCATGGACTACGCCCGCCGCCTCTCCCGTTCGGGAGTGCCGGTGGAGCTCCATGTCTACCCCGGGGCCATCCACGGCTTCGACGCCATCCCGAACGCCTGGATGACCACCTGCTTCAAGCGCGAGCTGAACGAGGCGCTCGCCCGCGCGCTCCGTGCGCCGGCGGAACTGGCGGCGTGA
- a CDS encoding glutathione S-transferase family protein, with protein sequence MALAVYGHPFSSYTQKVLIALYENGTPFEFRNIGPDTPEHTAEWLRRWPLRKFPLLVDGERQVVETSIIIEYLQLAHPGPVRLLPADPMAALDVRFLDRFFDLHVMSMVQHAVNGALTGDATKRKEGLATAVENLERAYAWVEGQLAGRTWATGADFTLADCAAAPSLFYADWTHRIPESCPQLRAYRARLLARPSVARAVDGGRPFRPLFPLGAPDRD encoded by the coding sequence ATGGCGCTCGCGGTCTACGGTCACCCCTTCTCCTCGTACACGCAGAAGGTGCTCATCGCGTTGTATGAGAACGGCACGCCCTTCGAGTTCCGGAACATCGGGCCGGACACGCCGGAGCACACGGCCGAGTGGCTGCGCCGCTGGCCGCTGCGCAAGTTCCCCCTGCTGGTGGATGGCGAGCGCCAGGTCGTTGAGACCAGCATCATCATCGAGTACCTGCAGCTCGCGCACCCCGGGCCGGTGCGCCTGCTGCCCGCGGATCCGATGGCCGCGCTGGACGTGCGCTTCCTCGACCGATTCTTCGACCTGCACGTCATGAGCATGGTCCAGCACGCCGTGAATGGCGCGCTGACGGGGGACGCCACGAAGCGCAAGGAAGGCCTGGCCACGGCCGTGGAGAACCTGGAGCGCGCCTATGCCTGGGTCGAGGGACAGCTCGCCGGCAGGACCTGGGCCACGGGCGCGGACTTCACGCTGGCGGACTGTGCGGCGGCGCCCTCCCTCTTCTACGCGGACTGGACCCACCGCATCCCCGAGTCCTGTCCCCAGCTGCGCGCCTACCGCGCACGTTTGCTGGCCCGCCCGTCCGTCGCCCGCGCGGTGGACGGAGGCCGCCCGTTCCGCCCCCTCTTCCCCCTGGGCGCGCCGGACCGGGACTGA
- a CDS encoding type II toxin-antitoxin system Phd/YefM family antitoxin — MQRVPLSEARSHLSALVQQAATQRHVTAITVHDELKAFLIAPSRLEALLEAERKARPSRKRKSKLRGSLRIVGDLEALEESPSQRLQRSALTSAEVLELE; from the coding sequence ATGCAGCGTGTCCCGCTCAGTGAGGCGCGCAGCCATCTCAGCGCCCTCGTGCAGCAGGCAGCCACCCAGCGGCATGTCACTGCCATCACGGTGCACGACGAACTGAAAGCGTTCCTCATCGCGCCCTCACGGCTGGAGGCCCTTCTGGAAGCGGAGCGGAAGGCACGCCCCTCCCGGAAGCGGAAGTCGAAGCTTCGGGGCTCCCTGCGCATCGTCGGCGACCTGGAAGCCCTTGAGGAGAGTCCCAGTCAGCGACTTCAGCGCTCGGCCCTGACCTCCGCGGAGGTGCTGGAGCTTGAGTGA
- a CDS encoding winged helix-turn-helix transcriptional regulator, with protein sequence MPQTGRSGCPINLTLEQLGDRWSLIVIRDVMFGNRRTYGELLEQSEEGIASNILADRLKRLTASELLSRRPDPNHRQKGIYSLTEASIQLVPLLAHMAAWGRRHTQPSEELSVRAELLEKGGPPLWDAFMEELRHLHLDAPRPARSVFGELQAAYEKAMARKARR encoded by the coding sequence ATGCCACAGACGGGACGTTCCGGCTGTCCCATCAACCTGACGCTCGAACAGCTCGGCGACCGCTGGAGCCTCATCGTCATCCGCGACGTCATGTTCGGGAACCGGCGCACCTATGGCGAGCTGCTGGAGCAGAGCGAGGAGGGCATTGCCTCCAACATCCTCGCGGACCGGCTGAAGCGGCTGACGGCGTCCGAGCTGCTGTCGCGGCGTCCGGATCCGAACCACCGGCAGAAGGGCATCTACAGCCTCACGGAGGCGTCCATCCAGTTGGTGCCGCTGCTCGCGCACATGGCGGCCTGGGGCCGCCGGCACACGCAGCCGAGCGAGGAGCTGTCGGTGCGCGCGGAGTTGCTGGAGAAGGGCGGTCCGCCCCTCTGGGACGCCTTCATGGAAGAGCTGCGCCACCTGCACCTGGACGCACCGCGCCCGGCGCGCTCGGTGTTCGGTGAGCTTCAGGCCGCGTACGAGAAGGCCATGGCGCGCAAGGCCCGGAGGTGA